Proteins encoded in a region of the Benincasa hispida cultivar B227 chromosome 2, ASM972705v1, whole genome shotgun sequence genome:
- the LOC120071111 gene encoding uncharacterized protein LOC120071111 — protein sequence MTGFGHGLRVLRRQMHLLQQREGPSEVLKGKITELEKFRKRKKSTKKDQFIVDVPESKSFLDTASMPMILTAVGVALFAKLLMMYDESRSEELIERKIKNAPPGQGTVRMLSREEWEEIRDVRPRTPFESKLARPNARIRTGEPLHMEDLKDWTIDVLSDALTRAEESVRHGSTSK from the exons ATGACAGGATTTGGGCATGGACTACGTGTACTTCGGAGACAGATGCATCTCCTTCAGCAACGTGAAGGTCCATCAGAGGTTCTAAAGGGAAAGATCACAGAGTTGGAGAAATttaggaagaggaagaaaagtaCGAAGAAGGATCAGTTCATTGTGGACGTTCCTGAATCAAAATCTTTCCTTGACACTGCCTCTATGCCTATGATTCTCACTGCTGTTGGAGTTGCTCTCTTTGCTAAACTCCTTATGATG TATGATGAGTCAAGATCTGAAGAGCTGATAGAGCGCAAAATAAAGAATGCTCCCCCAGGTCAAGGAACTGTGAGGATGCTTAGTCGTGAGGAGTGGGAGGAAATTCGAGATGTTCGACCAAGAACTCCATTTGAATCCAAGCTTGCTCGTCCAAATGCAAGAATTAGAACTGGAGAACCTTTACACATG GAAGATTTAAAGGATTGGACAATTGATGTACTGTCAGATGCACTTACTCGGGCTGAAGAAAGTGTAAGGCATGGTTCCACTTCCAAGTGA
- the LOC120071973 gene encoding uncharacterized protein LOC120071973 codes for MGLLEKVLQGKNFDPRWISWMRGCVSNPKFSIFISGRPRGRIKTTRGIRQGDPFSPFLFLLVSEVLSGLIARLHEKGKYEGFLVGKDKVHISIIQFVGDTLLFCKYGDEMIENLRTIEIFEWCSSQKVNWEKSAICGINIEENKMLSVAAQLNCKVKHLPLMYLGLPLGGYPKNVSFWQPVIDKLQGKLDKWRRFNLSRGGKATLCKSVHSNLPTYYLSLFLLPEKVLGIMERTMKNFFWEGHKGGKINHLVKWELVTKAQEDGGLGLGGLRARNLAFLAKWGWRLLHNENTLWSKVVKSIHRRDMFDWHTSGKVSLNLRSSWISISRSWLKVEALAVYKLGNGSRIAFGSDPWSDNTPL; via the coding sequence ATGGGCCTTTTGGAGAAAGTTCTACAAGGAAAAAATTTTGATCCTCGTTGGATTTCTTGGATGAGGGGTTGTGTTTCTAACCCaaaattctctatttttattAGTGGAAGGCCTAGAGGTAGAATTAAGACTACAAGAGGCATTAGACAAGGAGATCCATTTTCTCCTTTTCTATTCCTATTAGTCAGCGAGGTTCTAAGTGGGCTGATTGCAAGGCTGCACGAAAAAGGGAAATATGAAGGCTTTCTTGTGGGGAAAGATAAGGTGCATATATCCATTATTCAGTTCGTTGGCGACACCTTGTTATTTTGCAAATATGGTGATGAAatgattgaaaatttaagaactatcGAGATCTTTGAATGGTGTTCCAGCCAAAAggtgaattgggaaaaatctgCAATTTGTGGGATCAATATAGAGGAGAACAAGATGCTTTCAGTAGCGGCACAACTTAATTGTAAAGTGAAGCATTTACCGTTGATGTATCTTGGTTTACCATTGGGAGGATATCCCAAAAATGTGTCATTTTGGCAACCGGTAATTGACAAGCTGCAAGGAAAGCTAGATAAATGGAGAAGATTTAACTTATCTAGAGGAGGGAAGGCCACTCTATGTAAGTCCGTTCATTCAAACTTACCTACCTACTACTTATCCTTGTTTTTGTTGCCAGAAAAAGTGCTCGGTATTATGGAAAGAACCATGAAGAATTTTTTCTGGGAAGGTCACAAAGGAGGGAAGatcaatcacttagtaaaatggGAGCTTGTCACTAAGGCACAAGAGGATGGAGGGCTTGGCCTTGGTGGACTAAGAGCAAGAAATCTGGCTTTCCTAGCCAAATGGGGATGGCGGCTATTACACAATGAAAATACTCTTTGGAGTAAAGTAGTAAAGAGTATCCATAGAAGAGACATGTTCGATTGGCATACCTCTGGAAAAGTAAGTCTCAACCTTCGCAGCTCATGGATAAGTATTTCAAGATCTTGGCTAAAGGTAGAAGCTTTGGCAGTTTATAAACTTGGAAATGGGAGCAGAATTGCATTCGGGTCTGATCCTTGGTCAGATAATACTCCATTATAG